In Archangium lipolyticum, one DNA window encodes the following:
- a CDS encoding class I SAM-dependent methyltransferase, whose translation MRWTVITIAPQPGELVARQGLTNVAFRQGDITHLRMFADASVDAVVSTMSLHHLPTVERLCQTYREVARILKPGGGIYMVDFGHLKSRRSIEYFGHQHAHRQPALFTLGVGGMSCTALGSAP comes from the coding sequence GTGAGGTGGACTGTCATCACCATCGCGCCACAGCCGGGCGAGCTGGTGGCGCGACAGGGATTGACGAATGTTGCCTTCCGCCAGGGCGATATCACCCACCTGCGGATGTTTGCCGATGCCTCGGTGGATGCAGTGGTGTCGACAATGTCCCTGCACCACCTGCCGACGGTGGAGAGGCTGTGCCAGACCTATCGCGAAGTGGCTCGCATCCTGAAGCCGGGCGGCGGCATCTACATGGTTGACTTCGGTCACCTGAAATCCAGGCGCAGCATCGAGTACTTCGGCCACCAGCATGCCCACCGCCAGCCGGCGTTGTTTACGCTCGGGGTGGGTGGCATGAGCTGCACCGCCCTGGGTAGCGCGCCCTGA
- a CDS encoding efflux RND transporter permease subunit, which yields MSAASGGQEHSFPERLAGWLYTHPRTVAALLAGLLLASAGSLPFLEMESGLDPFFDRTSPLQADLDSVNGHFVNDELIYVAYRTDDVFSRTSLEQVRALSEALQHLRLPGGEAEFSPVDKVTSLTHVKDLVGDADGFRTVPLVPEPTPEDPAALAALRERARRNPLIHGGLLSDVSPTVGALSVRLVDGLDDAQKAALVAEVRRLLAQEEQRGPTRFFLTGDPVIDADVAYHMQVDLERFVPIVYALVVVLLWMFSRRVPGVLLALANVTGALLVGMAALTWVGGSINNLSTILPPVMMVLGVANIIHFLSEWARNAREETPERAPVRTLAELLVPVFMCDLTTAVGFIALSVSPTPAMREFGIAAALAVMLSMVVTFLVLPLASRLRPASWYIRREQVRTPGWLDAWMAAYIRWVFRHPRWLVAASVFIVLIAGAGLLRLTVNEDNLEQFGEGTTLRQHTAFVEEHLGGTTQIVVSIRAEEPERFLEPAELRKLEALDAFLRREVGADHVTSLVDHVKLLHREFDEGRPESFRIPDTREQVAQLLQLDGDESLGEAVDASYQWVRGVARVREHGSTRLQELYERVNVYLQEHFPAREGYHAMATGQGRLWLEMTDNIVGSQVNSLALSFLLIFGPIFLVFRSVRAGLFTIPSNLFPIVCVMGWMGWTGIPLSLSTTMTSSVVLGIAVDDTLHFIQYMRERLRAHGNPERALAETLSTKGLGALWIALVLGVGMSVVVVSSFSPTRYFGLLTALAMVAGLVGELLLLPPLLLVTRTRLGVETPPQPGEPVLGTTSSTP from the coding sequence GTGAGCGCGGCATCTGGTGGTCAGGAGCACTCCTTCCCCGAGCGGTTGGCCGGGTGGCTGTACACGCACCCACGGACGGTGGCGGCGCTGCTGGCGGGCCTGTTGCTGGCCAGCGCGGGCAGCCTGCCCTTCTTGGAGATGGAGTCCGGGCTGGACCCATTCTTCGACCGGACGTCGCCGTTGCAGGCGGACCTGGACTCGGTCAACGGCCACTTCGTCAATGACGAGCTGATCTACGTGGCCTACCGCACGGACGACGTCTTCTCGCGCACCAGCCTGGAGCAGGTGCGCGCGCTGAGCGAAGCGCTCCAGCACCTGCGCCTGCCCGGCGGTGAGGCGGAATTCTCCCCGGTCGACAAGGTCACCAGCCTCACGCACGTGAAGGACCTGGTGGGGGACGCGGACGGCTTTCGCACCGTGCCCCTGGTCCCCGAGCCAACACCGGAGGACCCGGCCGCGCTGGCGGCCCTGCGCGAGCGCGCCCGCCGCAACCCGCTCATTCACGGGGGACTGCTCTCGGACGTGTCGCCTACGGTGGGGGCTTTGAGCGTGCGGCTGGTGGACGGCCTGGACGACGCACAGAAGGCGGCGCTCGTCGCGGAGGTCCGCCGGCTGTTGGCGCAGGAGGAGCAGCGCGGCCCCACCCGCTTCTTCCTCACGGGAGACCCGGTCATCGATGCGGACGTCGCGTACCACATGCAGGTGGACCTGGAGCGTTTCGTTCCCATCGTCTACGCGCTGGTGGTGGTACTGCTGTGGATGTTCTCGCGGAGGGTGCCCGGCGTGCTGCTGGCCTTGGCGAACGTGACGGGGGCCCTGCTGGTGGGCATGGCCGCGCTCACGTGGGTGGGGGGCTCCATCAACAACCTCTCCACCATCCTGCCGCCAGTGATGATGGTGCTGGGGGTGGCGAACATCATCCACTTCCTCTCGGAGTGGGCCCGGAACGCCCGCGAGGAAACGCCAGAGCGCGCGCCCGTGCGCACCCTGGCGGAGCTCCTGGTGCCGGTGTTCATGTGTGACCTGACCACCGCGGTGGGATTCATCGCGCTGTCGGTCAGCCCCACGCCGGCCATGCGAGAGTTCGGAATCGCGGCGGCGCTGGCGGTGATGCTGTCCATGGTGGTCACCTTCCTGGTGCTGCCGCTGGCGTCTCGTCTGCGACCGGCGTCCTGGTACATCCGGCGCGAGCAGGTGCGGACCCCCGGCTGGCTCGATGCGTGGATGGCCGCGTACATCCGCTGGGTGTTCCGTCATCCACGCTGGCTCGTGGCCGCATCGGTGTTCATCGTCCTGATTGCGGGGGCAGGCCTGCTGCGCCTGACGGTGAACGAGGACAACCTGGAGCAGTTCGGCGAGGGGACGACCCTGCGCCAGCACACGGCCTTCGTCGAGGAGCACCTGGGGGGCACCACGCAAATCGTCGTGTCGATACGTGCCGAGGAACCCGAGCGCTTCCTCGAGCCGGCGGAGCTGCGCAAGCTGGAGGCGCTCGACGCGTTTCTTCGCCGGGAGGTGGGCGCGGACCACGTCACCTCGCTGGTGGACCATGTGAAGCTCCTGCACCGGGAGTTCGACGAGGGAAGGCCCGAATCCTTCCGCATCCCGGACACGCGCGAGCAGGTGGCGCAGCTCCTCCAACTCGACGGTGATGAAAGCCTGGGCGAGGCGGTGGACGCGTCCTACCAGTGGGTGCGCGGGGTGGCCCGGGTGCGCGAGCACGGTTCGACGCGGCTCCAGGAACTCTACGAGCGGGTGAACGTGTACCTGCAGGAGCACTTTCCTGCTCGGGAGGGATACCACGCGATGGCCACGGGGCAGGGGCGGCTCTGGCTGGAGATGACGGACAACATCGTCGGCAGTCAGGTCAACAGCCTGGCGCTGTCGTTCCTGCTCATCTTCGGCCCCATCTTCCTCGTGTTCCGCTCGGTGCGCGCGGGGCTGTTCACCATTCCATCCAATCTGTTTCCCATTGTCTGTGTGATGGGATGGATGGGCTGGACGGGAATTCCCCTGAGCCTGTCCACGACGATGACGTCCTCCGTCGTGTTGGGCATCGCGGTGGACGACACCCTCCACTTCATCCAGTACATGCGGGAGCGACTGCGCGCGCATGGCAACCCGGAGCGGGCGCTGGCGGAGACGCTGAGCACCAAGGGGCTGGGGGCTCTCTGGATTGCGCTGGTGTTGGGGGTGGGGATGTCGGTGGTGGTGGTGTCGAGCTTCAGCCCCACGCGGTACTTCGGGCTGCTCACCGCCTTGGCCATGGTGGCGGGGTTGGTGGGAGAGCTGCTCCTGCTTCCCCCGCTGCTCCTCGTGACGCGGACTCGGCTGGGAGTGGAGACGCCTCCCCAGCCTGGCGAGCCCGTCCTGGGGACGACGTCCTCGACGCCCTGA
- a CDS encoding N-acyl amino acid synthase FeeM domain-containing protein, with translation MKSIQPALFRSLPRGLRHAIVRTRFSLDEKRLQNVEVKVADTEAELEASSRLLHEMYVRRGISEPHPSGLRVTPHLVLPTTATIVGLDAGKVVGTAALIQDGPLGLPMDAIYGAELARLRAEGRRMLEVGALCMGPEYRRTGLVYLFYKLMLHFGREQLMMDDAVCAVHPDAEDVYCAALGFERMGPIRQYPGLKKQAVAVALRLNMREVSERFFRRFARWPRTVKNPRWFFEEATFPQLRLPKDALFMERRLLAVLRAAGRLGEAHPESFANLSPAHESYLWRTVPTLRRILAKSRPDLCVAANM, from the coding sequence ATGAAAAGTATTCAGCCTGCATTGTTTCGTAGCCTGCCCAGGGGCCTCCGCCATGCCATCGTTCGCACACGCTTCTCGCTGGATGAGAAGCGTCTCCAGAATGTGGAGGTGAAGGTCGCGGATACCGAAGCAGAGTTGGAAGCGTCCTCACGGCTGCTCCATGAGATGTATGTACGCCGAGGGATCAGTGAGCCTCATCCTTCTGGCCTGCGTGTCACCCCACACCTGGTGCTACCCACTACCGCCACAATCGTGGGCCTGGACGCTGGAAAGGTGGTGGGAACCGCCGCGCTGATTCAAGACGGCCCCCTGGGCCTCCCCATGGATGCCATCTACGGAGCGGAGCTGGCCAGGCTGCGGGCCGAAGGTCGCAGGATGTTGGAGGTGGGGGCGCTCTGCATGGGCCCTGAGTACCGGCGGACCGGGCTGGTGTATCTGTTCTACAAGCTCATGCTGCACTTCGGGCGCGAGCAGCTGATGATGGATGACGCGGTCTGCGCCGTCCACCCGGATGCGGAAGACGTGTATTGCGCCGCGCTTGGGTTCGAGCGGATGGGACCCATCCGCCAGTACCCCGGTCTGAAGAAACAGGCGGTGGCCGTCGCACTGCGCCTCAACATGCGCGAGGTAAGCGAGCGTTTCTTCCGGCGCTTCGCTCGCTGGCCGCGCACGGTGAAGAACCCGCGCTGGTTCTTCGAGGAGGCCACCTTCCCCCAGCTGCGGCTCCCGAAGGACGCGTTGTTCATGGAGCGGCGACTCCTGGCCGTCCTCAGGGCCGCAGGCCGGCTCGGCGAGGCCCACCCCGAATCCTTCGCGAACCTCTCCCCCGCTCACGAGTCCTACCTGTGGCGGACGGTGCCCACCCTGCGTCGGATCCTGGCGAAGTCGCGGCCGGACCTGTGCGTTGCCGCGAACATGTAG